Below is a genomic region from Alphaproteobacteria bacterium.
CCTTAAAAGTTCTGGCTTAGGTTTTGCCATTTCTATTTTAGGCGTTCTTATTTTTGTGGGATTAACAGCTTATGACACCCAGAAAATTAAAGAAATGTATATGGAAAGCGATGATTCGACAATTTCTGGTAAAAAAGCAATTATGGGTGCGCTTGCGCTTTATCTTGATTTCATCAATTTGTTCTTAATGCTTTTAAGACTTTTTGGTGATCGCAAATAGTTGCGACTTAAATTTAGAAATGTTTAAATAAAGGGGCTTTATAGCCCCTTTTTTTATAGTTGTTTAATTTCATGCGGATACGTCGTCATTCCTTGCTCACGTATAAAAAATAGGCATCCCGCCTAAAAGGGGCGGACTTAAAGGAAACAACACCTTCTATCCGTCGTTGCGAGCGGCCCAAATTTAAAGGCGCCGCGTGGCAATCCAGTCTAAAAATCAATATTTAGAACTTTCTAAGTGTTTTTCTGGATTGCTTCTTCGCCCCATTTAATTTGGGGCTCATCGCAACGACGAACTTATTGGTTTTGTGTAAAGTTAATATTAAGTCCATGTTTATACTAATTTTTTTCAGAGGTAATAATGCTTAAACGATTTTTTTTAATAACACTAAGTCTCTTATTTTTATCGCAAAACTTGATGGCGTCACGGGATCAACAAGAACTTGTCGATCGTTCTAAAATTGTCTTTCAAAGCCTTATGAATGATCAAGGATATAAAAATAATCTTGAATCACTTTTAGAGCGTGCAAAAGGTGTAATCATTATCCCATCACTTTTTAAAGCAGGCTTTATTCTTGGTGGAGAAGGTGGAAATGGTCTTGTTATTACCAAAACGCAAAATGGAGATTGGTCATATCCTGCTTTTGTAACTTTTGCAGGGGGGAGCATTGGCCTTCAAATTGGTTTTGAAAGTTCAGAGGTCCTGTTGGTAATCATGACTGATAATGGCCTTCGAAATGTGATGAATGATTCATTTACACTTGGCGCTGAAGCAAGTATTGCAGCAGGCCCTGTAGGCGCTGGTCTTTCTGCCCAAATGACAGCAAATTTTGATGCTGATATTTACACATATTGCCATTCTAAAGGATTGTTTGGTGGGGGATCACTTAAAGGATCTGTTATTAAAGCACGTCATTCTTGGAATGAAGCTTATTATAATGCTGATAATATCACAGCTGAACAAATTTTACTTTTAGGTCGATA
It encodes:
- a CDS encoding lipid-binding SYLF domain-containing protein encodes the protein MLKRFFLITLSLLFLSQNLMASRDQQELVDRSKIVFQSLMNDQGYKNNLESLLERAKGVIIIPSLFKAGFILGGEGGNGLVITKTQNGDWSYPAFVTFAGGSIGLQIGFESSEVLLVIMTDNGLRNVMNDSFTLGAEASIAAGPVGAGLSAQMTANFDADIYTYCHSKGLFGGGSLKGSVIKARHSWNEAYYNADNITAEQILLLGRYKNPDAEPLRAALKAGTIYTPPVVSPPLTKTYYNPQRNAPNYQPSTQISTQKNTGNLKPQDRIGFDNRAQPKSQQIDVEENTGPKELLPWQRG